One genomic region from Syntrophorhabdaceae bacterium encodes:
- a CDS encoding CoB--CoM heterodisulfide reductase iron-sulfur subunit A family protein, producing MRVGVFICHCGSNIAGTVDVAKVAEEARKMPGVAYATAYMYTCSEPGQKEITDAIERDKLDRIVVAACSPRMHENTFRRTIMKAGLNRYFFEQANIREHVSWIGLDKELNTTKAIDEVRMAVAKVMRNKPLFSSSFKINKRVLVVGGGVAGMQAAIDCADGGLEVVMVEKSPSIGGMMARLDKTFPTVDCSICILGPKMVDVAQHDLIKLHAYSEIAEIKGYVGNYQIKIRKKPPYVDWTKCTGCGLCMEKCPTKNAYDHFNFGAAPTRAINIPFPQAIPKKATIDPNYCRQFVKGKCGVCAKVCPTGAINYEMQEEFVTEEVGAIITATGYGLMDIERLTEYGGGRYPDVISGIQYERFLNASGPTSGHIIRPSDHEEPKTIVFVACAGSRDKSLGVPYCSNFCCMYIAKQAILTKDHIPDSQSYVFYMDIRSPGKGYDEFTRRAQEEYGAKYIRGRVSRIYPKGKKMVVRGADTLLGTQVEIEADLVVLGTAVVSAPGAAQMAEKLHISYDTFGFYVESHPKLRPVETNTSGVYLAGACQGPKDIPASVGQGSAAAAKVLSLFSKDMLESDPAIAQVNQNTCVGCLKCLKTCPFQAIVEDTLRNGKKVAKVIETVCAGCGVCTSTCPCGAIQLQHFTDNQLLAEVNAICQK from the coding sequence ATGCGGGTTGGTGTATTTATCTGCCATTGTGGAAGCAACATCGCGGGAACCGTTGACGTCGCGAAAGTGGCCGAGGAAGCCCGGAAGATGCCCGGCGTCGCCTATGCGACGGCGTACATGTATACCTGTTCTGAGCCGGGGCAAAAAGAGATCACGGATGCCATCGAGCGGGATAAGCTCGATAGGATCGTCGTCGCTGCATGTTCGCCTCGTATGCACGAGAATACCTTTCGAAGAACGATTATGAAAGCGGGTCTTAACCGCTACTTTTTCGAACAGGCGAACATCCGGGAGCATGTGTCCTGGATCGGGCTGGACAAGGAACTCAACACGACGAAGGCGATCGATGAGGTGAGAATGGCCGTTGCAAAGGTCATGAGAAACAAGCCTCTGTTCTCATCGTCGTTCAAGATCAACAAGAGGGTTCTTGTCGTCGGCGGCGGCGTTGCGGGAATGCAGGCAGCGATCGACTGTGCCGACGGCGGACTCGAGGTTGTCATGGTCGAGAAAAGCCCGTCCATTGGCGGCATGATGGCGCGTCTCGACAAGACGTTCCCCACGGTCGACTGCTCTATCTGTATCCTCGGCCCCAAGATGGTCGACGTTGCTCAGCACGATCTTATTAAACTTCACGCATACAGTGAGATAGCCGAGATTAAGGGCTATGTCGGCAACTATCAGATAAAGATCAGGAAGAAACCGCCGTACGTTGACTGGACGAAGTGCACCGGCTGCGGGCTCTGCATGGAAAAGTGCCCTACCAAGAACGCCTACGACCATTTCAACTTCGGGGCTGCGCCGACACGGGCCATCAATATCCCCTTCCCGCAGGCGATTCCCAAGAAGGCGACAATAGACCCCAATTACTGCAGACAGTTTGTCAAGGGTAAATGCGGAGTATGTGCGAAGGTCTGCCCCACGGGTGCAATCAACTATGAGATGCAGGAAGAGTTTGTCACGGAAGAGGTTGGCGCCATCATCACGGCAACGGGATATGGCCTCATGGATATCGAGAGACTGACAGAGTATGGCGGGGGAAGGTATCCCGACGTCATCAGCGGTATTCAGTACGAGCGGTTCCTGAACGCCTCCGGGCCGACATCGGGCCACATCATCAGGCCTTCGGACCACGAAGAGCCGAAGACCATCGTTTTCGTCGCCTGCGCTGGTTCACGTGACAAATCACTGGGCGTTCCGTACTGTTCGAACTTCTGCTGCATGTACATCGCGAAACAGGCGATCCTGACAAAAGACCATATTCCCGATTCCCAGTCCTATGTTTTCTACATGGACATCAGGTCCCCGGGCAAGGGTTACGATGAATTTACACGCCGTGCTCAGGAAGAATACGGCGCTAAGTATATCCGCGGCAGGGTATCGCGGATCTATCCGAAGGGAAAGAAGATGGTGGTAAGGGGAGCAGACACGCTCCTTGGTACCCAGGTAGAGATAGAAGCCGATCTCGTGGTTCTCGGAACGGCTGTGGTCTCCGCACCCGGTGCGGCGCAGATGGCTGAAAAGCTTCACATTTCCTACGATACCTTCGGTTTTTACGTTGAGTCGCATCCGAAGCTGCGGCCCGTTGAGACGAACACTTCCGGTGTTTACCTCGCCGGTGCCTGCCAGGGTCCCAAAGACATTCCGGCATCGGTCGGACAGGGATCCGCCGCTGCGGCCAAGGTTCTGTCCCTTTTCTCGAAAGATATGCTCGAATCCGACCCGGCTATCGCCCAGGTCAATCAGAATACATGTGTGGGCTGTCTCAAGTGCCTCAAGACCTGTCCCTTCCAGGCCATCGTTGAAGATACCTTAAGAAACGGCAAGAAGGTGGCCAAGGTCATAGAGACGGTCTGTGCGGGATGTGGTGTTTGCACATCCACCTGTCCCTGCGGTGCAATTCAACTGCAGCATTTCACGGACAACCAGCTCTTAGCGGAGGTTAATGCAATATGTCAGAAGTAG
- a CDS encoding FAD/NAD(P)-binding protein, with protein MTGNENPYLPELATVTKVIEETPNIKSFQVVFNNPETMKKFTFEPGQVGQLSVFGVGESTFVINSPPTRMEYLQFSVMKAGEVTTALHGIYEGDVIGVRAPLGNWFPYEEMKGKNILFIGGGIGLAPLRTLILYMLDNRADYKDITIIYGSRTPPDLCYKDELKEWEERSDVNLILTVDNEFPGWEKRTGFVPTVLKEEAPKSENTIAITCGPPIMIKFVLEGLAELKFPEENIMTTLEARMKCGIGLCGRCNLGHKYICKDGPVFSLKQLKELPSDE; from the coding sequence ATGACAGGGAATGAGAATCCATACCTTCCTGAATTGGCGACGGTCACGAAGGTAATCGAAGAGACACCAAACATTAAGTCTTTCCAGGTTGTTTTCAACAATCCGGAGACGATGAAGAAGTTCACGTTTGAGCCGGGCCAGGTCGGTCAGCTCTCGGTTTTCGGTGTCGGGGAATCGACCTTTGTTATCAATTCCCCGCCGACGCGTATGGAGTATCTCCAGTTCAGCGTCATGAAGGCGGGAGAGGTGACAACCGCCCTTCATGGGATCTATGAGGGCGACGTCATCGGTGTGAGAGCACCTCTTGGGAACTGGTTCCCGTATGAGGAGATGAAAGGAAAGAACATCCTCTTTATCGGTGGCGGCATTGGGCTTGCGCCGTTGAGGACTCTTATTCTCTATATGCTCGATAACAGGGCAGACTACAAGGATATCACCATTATCTATGGATCGAGGACGCCCCCTGATCTGTGCTATAAGGATGAATTGAAGGAATGGGAAGAACGATCTGACGTGAACCTCATCCTCACCGTAGATAATGAATTTCCTGGATGGGAGAAGAGAACGGGTTTCGTGCCTACGGTGCTGAAAGAAGAGGCACCGAAAAGCGAGAACACGATTGCCATTACGTGCGGGCCTCCCATTATGATCAAATTCGTTCTCGAAGGGCTGGCGGAGCTGAAGTTTCCCGAGGAGAACATCATGACCACCCTTGAAGCGAGGATGAAATGCGGTATCGGTCTGTGCGGCCGCTGTAACCTTGGCCACAAGTACATATGTAAGGACGGACCGGTTTTCTCGCTGAAGCAGCTTAAGGAGCTTCCGAGCGACGAGTAG
- a CDS encoding 4Fe-4S dicluster domain-containing protein has protein sequence MSTQKLKEIIKQVLPEVETVICWQEGFDKLNVTPIFITSSEQADKVVWNPLCAQNLASYLPSQKKKVAVAVKGCDSRTIVQYMQEGLIDRNNVVIIGIPCKGIVSKKKIQKAIGNEPVEDVTFADGSVKVKTPSGEKTFAIADVCPSKCTSCQYPTPIVYDQLTGDAIKSDKPAESVYADVAELEGKTVEERRAYFMGQFDKCIRCYACRNACPMCVCQDSCIAETRDPHWITQKLSLDEKLMFHMIHALHLAGRCVECGECERVCPMEIPVAKLKKKINKEMKDLFDYTPGVNPEDKPPMYTFNVDEAKIKEHKL, from the coding sequence TTGAGTACTCAGAAGCTTAAAGAGATCATCAAACAGGTCCTCCCCGAAGTGGAGACCGTTATATGCTGGCAGGAGGGTTTTGACAAGCTCAATGTGACGCCGATCTTTATAACGTCGTCTGAGCAGGCCGATAAGGTCGTGTGGAACCCGCTGTGCGCGCAGAACCTCGCGAGCTACCTCCCTTCACAGAAAAAGAAGGTGGCCGTTGCCGTGAAGGGGTGCGATTCGAGGACCATCGTGCAGTACATGCAGGAAGGCCTCATTGACAGGAATAACGTTGTCATCATCGGCATCCCGTGCAAGGGCATCGTGAGCAAGAAGAAGATTCAGAAGGCGATAGGGAACGAGCCGGTGGAAGACGTCACTTTTGCAGACGGTTCGGTGAAGGTTAAGACGCCGTCAGGTGAGAAGACGTTTGCAATTGCCGACGTCTGTCCGAGCAAGTGCACGTCCTGCCAGTACCCGACCCCCATTGTCTATGATCAGCTTACCGGAGATGCCATTAAATCGGACAAACCGGCCGAGAGCGTCTATGCGGACGTGGCGGAGCTGGAAGGCAAGACGGTGGAGGAGCGCAGGGCATATTTTATGGGCCAGTTCGATAAATGCATCCGCTGTTATGCCTGCCGGAACGCATGCCCCATGTGTGTGTGCCAGGACAGCTGCATTGCCGAGACACGCGACCCGCACTGGATCACGCAGAAGCTTAGCCTTGACGAAAAGCTGATGTTCCACATGATCCATGCGCTCCATCTCGCCGGGCGTTGTGTTGAGTGCGGTGAATGCGAGCGCGTGTGCCCGATGGAGATTCCCGTGGCGAAGCTGAAGAAGAAGATAAACAAAGAGATGAAAGATCTCTTCGATTATACCCCGGGAGTCAACCCCGAGGATAAGCCACCGATGTATACCTTTAATGTTGACGAAGCTAAGATCAAGGAGCATAAACTCTAA
- a CDS encoding hydrogenase iron-sulfur subunit produces MSEVAAKELRIVGFLCNWCSYGGADTAGVGRFKQPTDLRIIRVPCSGRVDPMFVVRALLTGADGVLVSGCHPRDCHYTDGNFYARRRLEMLKRLLPFMGIDDKRFHYTWVSASEGQRWQQVVTDFTKQVHALGPMHQK; encoded by the coding sequence ATGTCAGAAGTAGCAGCCAAAGAACTGCGGATCGTTGGTTTTCTCTGTAACTGGTGTTCCTACGGCGGTGCCGATACCGCGGGTGTGGGACGGTTCAAACAGCCTACGGACCTTCGGATCATCAGGGTTCCCTGTTCGGGCCGTGTCGACCCCATGTTTGTGGTGCGCGCTCTTCTTACGGGTGCCGATGGTGTTCTCGTTTCCGGATGTCATCCGAGGGATTGCCACTACACGGACGGCAACTTCTACGCAAGGCGCAGGTTGGAAATGCTCAAAAGGCTCCTGCCGTTCATGGGCATCGACGATAAGAGATTCCACTATACATGGGTTTCAGCCTCGGAAGGCCAGAGATGGCAGCAGGTCGTGACGGATTTTACGAAACAGGTTCACGCGCTTGGGCCCATGCATCAAAAGTAA
- a CDS encoding DUF2939 domain-containing protein: MENKDPVRRKRLIVIASVCIVPIIVAIAAFLYARTTPYYSLYMLKKAIVSRDAREVLKYLDTDSILDNMARDVFTRMDKKEAPRNRFEQHMRSAGKDLAAQLLPQLKAQMGEAITNLLLSYNDEELFGNLRRATVFALAVTTHGDTAEVRQRGKDRVSFTMARSPSPHTHWRITSFDPEELKFLGK; encoded by the coding sequence ATGGAGAATAAAGATCCGGTACGCAGGAAACGTCTCATCGTCATTGCCTCTGTCTGTATAGTTCCGATCATCGTCGCCATCGCTGCTTTTCTCTACGCCCGCACCACGCCCTACTACAGCCTCTACATGTTGAAAAAGGCAATTGTGAGCCGTGACGCCCGCGAGGTCCTGAAGTACCTCGATACCGACAGCATCCTTGACAATATGGCCCGGGATGTCTTTACGCGGATGGACAAGAAGGAAGCTCCCCGCAACAGGTTCGAGCAGCACATGCGCAGCGCCGGCAAGGATCTCGCCGCCCAGCTTCTGCCCCAGCTCAAGGCCCAGATGGGCGAAGCCATAACAAACCTGCTCCTCTCCTACAACGACGAAGAACTCTTCGGCAACCTCCGCAGGGCCACGGTATTCGCCCTGGCCGTAACAACCCACGGCGATACCGCCGAAGTGCGCCAGCGCGGCAAAGACAGGGTAAGCTTCACCATGGCCAGGTCGCCCTCCCCCCATACCCACTGGAGAATAACCTCCTTCGACCCCGAAGAGCTGAAATTCCTGGGAAAATAG
- a CDS encoding 4Fe-4S dicluster domain-containing protein produces the protein MADKGYLPKEKIKEFVEALGKDAAVFAPCLEGDTIIFRQYTPDKEISLDRPANTPPKGAIYPQCETLLSFEFKKEADNPQKMDVELKVNTDFPKAVVFGGRPCDARGFTVIDRVFVDTDTADPYYKKRRENTTVVTKCCNGPSAGCFCVGVGGGPAVTEGSDVVMTEVDGGYYLEAVTDKGKAVMSLQMIQDGASYEAKAKEANVKATAAVRNPFPEGADKISPELFDSGDFWGRVIDKCLSCGACTFLCPTCYCFNITDEQAVTTGERLRSWDSCMFQHFTLETSGHNPRPVKHKRFRNRVGHKFYYYPEKYDGAIACTGCGRCIRYCPVSVDISEIVGYLRDPKADPKEWAAKKTDAKN, from the coding sequence ATGGCGGACAAAGGATACCTTCCGAAAGAGAAGATAAAGGAATTCGTTGAGGCCCTCGGTAAAGACGCTGCTGTCTTCGCTCCGTGCCTCGAAGGGGACACGATCATCTTCCGTCAGTACACACCTGACAAGGAGATCTCCCTCGACCGGCCGGCAAATACGCCGCCCAAAGGGGCGATCTATCCCCAGTGTGAGACGCTGCTTTCCTTCGAGTTTAAGAAGGAAGCCGATAATCCCCAGAAGATGGACGTAGAGCTCAAGGTGAACACCGATTTTCCGAAGGCTGTGGTTTTCGGCGGGCGTCCCTGCGATGCAAGGGGTTTTACGGTCATCGACAGGGTATTCGTTGATACCGACACAGCCGACCCGTATTACAAGAAGCGCCGCGAGAATACGACGGTCGTTACAAAATGTTGCAATGGCCCGTCTGCCGGCTGCTTCTGCGTAGGCGTGGGCGGAGGCCCGGCTGTCACTGAAGGGTCCGACGTCGTCATGACAGAAGTGGACGGCGGGTATTACCTTGAGGCGGTTACTGATAAGGGCAAAGCCGTGATGTCATTACAGATGATCCAGGATGGAGCATCCTACGAGGCAAAAGCTAAAGAGGCCAACGTGAAGGCGACAGCGGCCGTTAGGAATCCTTTCCCTGAGGGCGCAGACAAGATATCGCCGGAATTGTTCGACAGCGGTGATTTTTGGGGGCGGGTCATCGACAAGTGCCTGAGCTGCGGTGCCTGTACATTCCTGTGTCCCACCTGCTACTGCTTCAACATTACCGACGAGCAGGCGGTAACCACGGGCGAACGGTTAAGATCATGGGATTCATGCATGTTCCAGCATTTTACACTGGAGACAAGCGGCCACAACCCGAGGCCGGTGAAGCATAAAAGATTCAGGAACCGCGTCGGGCATAAGTTCTACTACTACCCGGAAAAGTACGACGGCGCAATAGCCTGCACGGGCTGCGGACGGTGTATTCGGTACTGCCCGGTGTCCGTGGATATAAGCGAGATCGTAGGGTACCTGAGAGACCCGAAGGCGGATCCGAAAGAGTGGGCCGCGAAAAAAACAGACGCAAAGAATTAG
- a CDS encoding CoB--CoM heterodisulfide reductase iron-sulfur subunit B family protein, with protein sequence MAEKEYAYFSGCSLEGTAKEYDDSLRVVMKALGVNLVEPDDWSCCGSTPAHTVDHVLAAALAARNLTLVEKMNKDVLTTPCPSCLMAFKKAQFSMSRDEAFKGEVNELLDEAYNCGVESKSSLQIIYEDIGLDAIAEKVTHIMPDLKVAPYYGCILSRPPEIAQFDDPENPVSMDKVLAAAGVQVQDFAFKMECCGAAFGVPKREMVNRLSAKVLEMAVDAGANCIAVACPLCQQNLDLRQEQVNKTTGSNFDIPVIYFTQLMGLAYGFSPKELGMDKVIVSADKITRRITKEEYAKIKEEEAAAKKPQKAKKDAAAEETN encoded by the coding sequence ATGGCTGAGAAAGAATACGCATATTTCAGTGGTTGTTCGCTCGAAGGTACCGCGAAGGAGTACGACGATTCCCTGAGGGTTGTCATGAAGGCCCTGGGGGTGAACCTTGTGGAGCCCGATGATTGGAGCTGCTGCGGTTCCACACCGGCTCACACCGTCGATCACGTACTTGCCGCGGCGCTTGCTGCGCGGAACCTTACCCTCGTGGAGAAGATGAACAAGGACGTACTTACGACACCGTGTCCTTCCTGTCTCATGGCATTCAAGAAGGCGCAGTTCAGTATGTCCAGGGACGAGGCTTTCAAGGGCGAGGTAAACGAGCTTCTTGATGAGGCCTATAACTGCGGCGTTGAGTCGAAGTCATCTCTGCAGATAATCTACGAAGATATCGGTCTCGATGCCATCGCCGAGAAGGTCACGCATATCATGCCTGACCTGAAGGTTGCGCCGTATTACGGGTGCATCCTGTCGAGGCCGCCCGAGATTGCACAGTTCGATGATCCGGAAAACCCCGTTTCCATGGACAAGGTGCTCGCGGCCGCGGGTGTTCAGGTCCAGGATTTCGCATTCAAGATGGAATGCTGCGGGGCCGCTTTTGGTGTTCCCAAGCGGGAGATGGTGAACAGGCTGTCGGCCAAGGTACTCGAGATGGCTGTTGACGCCGGGGCGAACTGCATTGCTGTTGCGTGCCCGCTGTGCCAGCAGAATCTTGACCTTCGGCAGGAGCAGGTCAACAAGACAACGGGTTCCAACTTCGATATCCCCGTCATTTATTTCACCCAGCTCATGGGCCTTGCTTATGGATTTTCACCCAAGGAATTGGGTATGGATAAGGTGATTGTCAGCGCCGATAAGATAACGCGCAGGATCACCAAAGAAGAATACGCGAAAATAAAAGAAGAAGAAGCAGCAGCGAAGAAGCCTCAGAAGGCAAAGAAAGATGCGGCTGCGGAAGAGACCAATTAA